GCATCCAGAAATCTATGGGGATTGAGGAAATCGATTTCCAAAAATCGCTGCTGGGGATTGAAGAAATAAACAAAATTACCTCTCAGAATCTCGCCAGCAGCATCACTCTTTCGGAAATCAGTAGCTTCGTGAACCTTAAAACAGAGGTAAACAGTTCAGAACAAATTACCAGGAAATTACCGGCTTAACAGTACATTAAACATATTTCAGCAAACATAAGCATGTGAGAGTTCAGATTGGTAGATTTCTTCTACGGTCTTGCAGCCGAAAATTGCCCAAAACCCCGGCTTTCCAGAGGTTAAGAGGCCAGCTAACTAACTATGTCCACAATTCATAGCAACTAACTAGTACTAGCACTGAAAAATATTAGAACACTTGCGTGTGGGAGTGCAGACCTGGACGAAGCGGAGGCGTAGGTCGGCAACGTTGGCCCGGATTTTGTACTAAGCGGAGGTGTGGAACCCCGCCTCCTTCAGCTTCCGCCTCTTCGGCCCCGAGTCCTGTGGCTGATGAGGAAAAGGAGGGGGGAAATGGGAGACCTGGGCCGCGAGTCCTGGGGCTGGAGGAGGAGGAATCGGCCAGGTGGCGGTCTCGGCGGTTGCGGTCGGAGGGGCTGGagcaggcggcggcggggcggcgaggtCGGCGGCTGAGGTCGGAGGGGCTGGagcaggcggcggcggggcggaggTGTTGGCTGCCGCGGTCGGAGCAAGCAGCTAGAAATGCGCCCCGGTTCTCACCTGTCACGGCGAGGGCGCCCGGTCGGTGCCGGCGGCGAGCTTTTCCTCTCCGGGAACAGGCCgacgactctctctctctctcgtagagCGGTGGCGGCTCATGGTTGATACGGGAGGAGAATGGATAAGTGGAAGGGGAATTAGGGTTAAATGGTAAGTCTCGAAAATTTTGAGCACCCGCGCTCACCACTTAAATTTTGAGCCCCCGCCCCCGCTCTATTAGTTTTGGTCTCTCTTTTTCTCCTACCGACATGTGAGCCCCACATACCTACACATCTGAGAGAGTCATCCGTGACGGTCAAatacaaataaagaaaaaaaggccCGGTCCGACTAGGCCTGGTTGGTTAATACATGACGGTTTTCGTGACGGTCTCTCGATGTCTGTCATAAAAGGACTATCATTTTGGATCCCATTTGCACATTTCTGATCGATGATAGTTTCCATGACGGTTAAAGGAGACGTCATGAGAAATCCATCATGGATTAACAAATTTCTTGTAGTGCTGGTTCGGTCCGGCTCGGTTGGACCGAAGGGGATGCACTTCTTCCGCCCAGCCACTGGCGACGCCTTTTAGATCGGGGATGTCATGTGCGAGCATGGTGTTTAGGTCAGGAACGGCTCGGTCCGGCTCGCAAGGAATGAAGAGAGCAAACACTGGAACGGCTAAGGTCGCAAGGAATGAAGAGAGCAAACACTGGAGCTGCTAGGTCTTAAACTGCAAGAACTGCTGTCGTTGCAGCTAACTAGGACCTAAATTGCAACTAAATAGGAGCTAAACAGCTGTTGGAAAGGAGTGTTCCAATCAGTCCTCACGGTCCTAAAAAGACTGATCTTTCGAGCCGATTCTGAAAATACAGAGCGATGGACAGCCAGGTCCGGTCCGGTCCGGACTGCCGGCGGCCGATCCAAACGCCGGTGCGGTCCGGGACCGAAACGGACCGGACCGTGTCCAGGCCTACTTGTCACCTTATATTATTTGATGGTATACTTTGTTCGATTGTTGTTCTATATATAAAGCGTACGAAAACTTGGTTCACACAGAAAAACTTCCTGGAGGATAATGAAAAATATGATTTTTGTTCTCATCGAAAGTGAAGGTTCTCTCACAGATAATTTAAAGGAGCTTCATGATTTGGCGAATCTTTTATAAACCCGGCATAGCCCCTTTCCATTAGGCGAGTACAGAATTGTGGTCGCCTGTTCCACTATTTTCCTACGCGTGGAATTATTTGTAACTGACCATTGATTGGCAAACTGGACACATCATAAAAACTAACCAAACGCAaactctcttcttttttttttgcgTGTGAAATATTGTATTACTCAACTCATAATAACCGAACCGAATCATAACAATATCATGTACACCAGGTCATTTCCTTTTTGTTTCTTGAACATTCATTCATTTACGTTTAACATTGTAGCTGTGTGAATTCAGATGTATTGGTCGACGAGCATCTGAGACGTGCACGCCTACTTGCAAACACACACGACAAAGATTAGTGTCAATCCGAAAAAGACATGTCTATAACTAGTAGTCAACAATTAATTAATACTAGTGCGACCTCCATTCAGCTAACAAACATGTACCAAATTTTTCCTTGTGTGACGTTCTACCTTCAATCAGTCTATCGTTCAGCTAACAAACATGTTTGTAGTATCTggctagatgttgctaccaccgcTCTGgtttatttctcttttattttgtgCCAAATTTTAACGTTAGATTTACATAATAAAATATTAATGCATGTGACTAAAAATAATATCATTAAAAACTATGCTAAAAAATGAATTCGAAGATAAAAAAAAATGGTGACATGCTTTAATACTCTGTTACTTAAATTTATGATCAAAATTTAACACAAATTACAAAGAGGATCAATAAATTAGGATGAATGTAGTACTATATAGCCCTCATAAGTTTAAGCACCACCCCCGGTACTATCCATCCCATACCAACGGAAATACATGCTAGGAgggaaaaaataataattaaataaaGAGAcaaaaatctgatttttttaataaacttgTCCTTTCATTGTACTTGTAAATATAATTATAGAAAAATTAGAAACCACGTTGACTTTTTTAGAAAGAAAAGAATCAGGCCAAAATAACCTGAATAGTGACCTATAATAGCAACTTTTTTTGTTTGTTAACGCTTAAGTCAGTGTTCGTtttttattcctcaaaatttacaTAGTTGTGCGAAAGAAACTCAAGTATATTCTAAATAAACTTGTAAGCTTTTTGGACTTTTATTTTACAAATAATATGTATCCAATGCGAAATAAATACAAAGTAGAAACCACGACCGCAACCTACCAGCTCGGAAATTTGCTACTCAGTCACTCTTACAAAACTAAAGATGTCGCCCTCGCATTTGCATTTGTTGACCGGCATCTGCGACGTGGATGCCTACTAGTCCAAGCCGGCTTGGGAGACGGGCGACTTCCATACACACACCACGAATACAAGTGTCAAGCCGAAAGGGACATGGCTACAACTAGTCAACAATTAATTAATACTAGTGGTAAGCTATATCAAAATGATGAAAAAAAGTCTTTGGGCATGAGTGACCTacaatcaatcaatcaatcaatcgTACAGCTAACAAACATGGAGTATGTATCTGGCTAGATGTTAGTATATAGCCCTCACAAGTTTAACCACCATCGCTGGTACTATCCATCCCATGCCAACACAAACAGCAGACAAACATATATACTACAAGATGAGCGCGTTCATGGTGTCGCTCGTGCTTGCAGTGCTCACGCTGCCGTCGGCGACAACAACCATCGCTAGAAGAAACTGCTCCGACGCCTGTGGCTATGGTGACATACCTTATCCGTTCGGACTAGGCCCTTGGTGCTCCTTGCCTGGGTTCAATCTCACTTGTGCCGTCCACAAGCACACCAACGACAGATATCTCCTGCTCGGCATGGCCAACTCAACCATGGAGGTGGAGTTCCCCTCCGTGGGTACCAACCCCTTCGTGCGCGCCAGGATCTCCTACATGGTGACAATGATCCCCAGTGTCCGTGACTACACCATCCGTTGGGAAGCTCCAGGTAGGCCTTTCGCCATATCTGGCTCGTCAAACATGTCCTTAATCATTTTTGGTTGCGGTATCACGGCCTCAATGTTCCTTGTCGACAACAACTCGGCCGTCGACGTCGGGAGCTGCTCGGCGATATGTGCCCAAGATGAAATCATGGAGAAGCTACCAGAGGGAACATGCGATGGCATCGGTTGTTGTTCCATCAACATACGGGTCAACTTGAGGGCCTTCACCCTCAACATCACACGCATTGTCGGCGATTCAGTCGGCTCGAGCATGGTTCATGCCTTAGTTGCCAGTGGTAAGTACCAGTTTTACTTCAAGCCAGTCGATGCCCTAAGATCGTCCCTGGTACCCTCTCTAGTACCCCAACAAGCTACACTGGATTGGTCTATTCCCTACCATCCCAACTGTAAGCATGCCATGGAGGACAGGGCTAGTTACGCATGTGTTAGTAAgaacagcaagtgccaggactcgAGGATCGGTGGATATTTTTGCTCTTGCCTATGGGGAGAGGGAGGTAACGCCTATGTCGACGACGGATGCCCCGAATACGAACCGCCTGCACCGCTTCCACCACCTCTCCCTTCGCAAGGTAAGCAACGACTAGTTGACTATGtgactattttattttatttttgtatattTTCCTTCTTCTCATTAACTGTTTTTTTTATAAAGAGTGTGTTATTGACTCATAATGTAGCATCGAGGTATACAATCATAATGAATTCATAACTGGCCACTGCATAAATAGGATGCACACAGCCAACACAACACACGTGTATGCAATCTATGATCTTCTACTATATCTATGATGCCGAgggctaacaagcacaagtaaaaaTCCTTGAGGTCTTCAACAACCAACCAAACACTTTCTTTTGTCTGCCATGCGATGCCACTATTTTCATTTAAATTTTTCATGTGGTATGAGTTTTATTGTTTCGTTGGTTCACAAGTTTGGCATTGGTTTCAAAGATCATGTCCAACTAACCTGGCCAAACTCCTTGGTGtaatttttcaatatttcaacATCAACAGTTTATGGCTCCATCCAGCCTGGAACGGACTGTCCAACATCATGCGGGAATGTCAGTATCCCGTTCCCATTTGGCACAAAGCTAGGCTGCTTTGCAGCTGTGCATCTCTACTTAGCATGTATGCCAGGGACCATTCTCCCTGTCCTTGAATTGACTAGTCGAATGGTCGTCAGTGACATATCTCTTGACGATGGTGTCTTGCACATTCATGAGGAATCTGAGCCAGATGATTTCTTCTCTGGTTCGGGCTCGGATTCTGCACTCTACTCCTTGGCCGGGAAATGGGGAGTGGTGAAATGGGCGGTTGACAAAATCACATGTGAGCATGCAAAGGTAGACATGAGTGATTATAGATGCTTGAGCTCGCACAGCGAGTGTGTCGATGTCACCGATGATGGAACACTCAAACATCTGGGTTACCGGTGCAAGTGCTCTTCTGGTTTTCAAGGAAATCCTTACATCAAGGATGGATGCACAGGTTGGTATATATGCGCACACATTAATTGTTGTTCGGCTATACTATTTGATTGGGTCCATATTCCATAGTTTTGTATGGATCACCATGATCACTGACACTGTCTAATGTGTGATCTACAGATACTAACGAGTGCCTACAGCCAGATAAATACATATGCAATGGTATTTGCCACAATAAGTTTGGGAGCTATACATGCACCAGTAGTGTAATATTAGGTAAGCAGTCTGTACCACTTGGTGGTCAGTTCAGCAGTTTATGTTTGCTTTACTGCTTCCATATATACTTGACTTCAACCGACCATCAACTGAACTATTGCAGGTGTCAGCATTGGACTAGGTAGTGGTGGAGGCATTCTGTTACTTGCCGCTATTGTTGCCATCATCACTAGGAGATGGAAGAGTAGCGTCGAGAAACATCTGAGAAAGAGGCATTTCCGTAAGAATAGAGGCATTCTGCTACAACAGCTCACCTCTTCCAACAAAAGTGCCAGCGAAGGCACAAAGTTATTCTCTCTGGACGAGATACAACAGGCAACTAACAATTTTGAGCGCACCCGTGTGGTCGGGCGCGGGGGCCATGGCACCGTCTACAAGGGCATCCTGGCCGACCAACGCGTGGTTGCCATCAAGAAGTCAACCCATGCAGTGATGAGCGAGATCGACCAGTTCATCAACGAGGTGGCCATCCTCTCGCAGATCAACCACCGGAATGTGGTGAAGCTCCATGGATGTTGTCTCGAATCTGAGGTCCCCCTACTCATCTACGAGTTCATATCCAATGGCACGCTCTACGACCTCTTGCACCGCCCCTCCCAATCAAAGCATGACGATGGGTTGTCTCCCCTTTCCTGGGAGGAGCGCCTGAGAATCGCCACTGAGATCGCCGCCGCACTTGCATACCTCCACTCAGCGGCGTCCGTGTCAATTCTACATAGGGATGTCAAGTCCATGAACGTGCTCCTGACGGAAAGCCGCACCGCCAAGGTATCAGATTTCGGCGCGTCAAGGCTGATCCCGATGGATCAGACGCACCTTGTGACCACTGTCCAAGGAACGTTTGGGTACCTGGATCCAGAGTACTACCACAACGGCATGCTCAATGAGAAGAGCGATGTTTACAGCTTTGGGGTGATCCTTGTAGAGCTGCTGACGAGAAGGAAACCCATCATCGAGAACGAGCACGACGAGAAACAGAACTTGTCCAGCTACTTCCTGTGGGCTATGAGGGAGGGGAGGCCCCTCCAGGAGACCCTGGACGTGCAAATCCTGTTGGAGGAAGGAATCAACAAGGAAATGGTCCTGTGTGTGGCTCGGTTGGCGGAAGAGTGCCTCAGTCTCACGCGATGGGGCAGGCCTACCATGAAAGATGTGGAGATGAGGCTGCAGCTCCTTCGTGTTGCACGGATGGCCGGCCAGGACCAAGTGGTGCCACGGCGGCATTATGGTGCCATTGTTCCCGTGATTGGTGAGCAAGGCTCACGACAATTCAGCCAAGAGAAGGAGTTTATGTCGTCTCTACGTGTACCGCGCTAGTTTGTATACTCACGAGACATATGCATACTCTTAGGACCCCTTTTGATTGCACGATTCCATAAACACAGGAATTAGAAAGACATATATATGATTGTAATGTTAGGTACATTGCATCATACAAAATTTAGCATGTTTGATTGCATCACAGGTAAAATAATGATTCTTTGCAAGAGGTTTTGAGCGGATGCAATAAAACATTGTGTGATTCATTACGAAAATTTACAGAGGTataggacacacacacacacgcacatacACAATATATCTAAAAAAATAGaacgtaaacttgaaaacatgttCATCAACTTTTAAGAAAAAATCATTGAATTGAAAATTTTcaccaatttttttaaaaaaaatcatcaaattggaaaaaagttcatcaaattcgaTAAAAGGTTCATTGGTTTTGTAAAAAGTTCATCGGTTTTAGCAAAAGTACAAtgaatttggaaaaagttcatcaaatataCAACTCGTGCTAGGCACTCTGCACATGCCAAACTTAAGTAAACGAGCAAGATCATCTTTAGAAGGAAACGCCACCTTGAAAACAGTTTCCGAAATTGCAATAGGCTCCCACCGAAAAGTTGATGACACAAGATCTCGGAGCTGTTGCACCACCTGGTCCACAGTCATCTTACCACTGGCAACGGTGATCTTACCAATAAGCACCACATCTGGCACATGCGTCGATGTGGACACAACAGGGGACTCAAAGAACATAAGCTCCTCAGAACAAACCCCATAAATAGCCATAATGGGCATCAGACCCGTCATAAGAGGCACGAAGAAGATCCGTGCACGGGCTTAAGACATAGCTCGCATAGAACAGCCGAGCACTCGGACACAAAATGCCCATTCTCACCACACCGATAGCACGTCATCTTTTCCTTCTTACGTGCCCACTTTGTTGGACGGTCTCCTCCCTCCATCCTGGGAGCAATATCACCTTTGTCCAGAGCCACAACAGTCTCGACAGCCCCTAGCGGCGTAGGAAGAGAGGTTGGGGGCGCCTCGGGTTGCTGCGCCTGCTCAACGTTGTCTGCAGCAGCAGAATCCACCTGTGGCGGCGCTCTCCTACCACCACCACGGCCTCCCCACCGCTGCCGATATCCACCCCGCTTGGGACCAGCCGGCCCCGGCACAAAATTCCCTGTGGGACCCGAGAAACCCTGTCCCTGACCAGCATTAGACTGCCATGCATATCCTCGACCACCACCATGCGACGACGATCCGCGGTGCTGGCCGCCGCCGTATGCGTTAACTCGATCGTCTCCCCACCATCCACGAGGCTGCATGCGATTGACATCAACCCCAGCCTGCCCTCTCGTCTCACCAGCAATTGAAGTGGCCTGCACCCCCACCGCCACAAAGGACTTTGCGGCAGGCTATGCAGGCATGCGAGGCCCCTGGCCGCGTGCACTGCCTGTACCCTGGTTCCTGGCCAGCGGCGCGCGCTGAGTCGATTGCGGCAAGGGCGCTCCTCTTCCAGCCATGACTGGCGACCGAAGGGCAGGAACACGCGGCGCTCGACCAGCCTTCTGTCGAGGGAAGCCAACCCTAGCGATCTTACATACAGCCCGACCACCTAGGCCAGAGTCCTTCTGGCGATCCACCAGCCCAACATCAGGCCGACTTAATCCCGACTGGGCCAAACACCCAGCCCGCGGATCAGCACGCACCGATGTAGAAAGGGCCGGCCCGTCCGCCGAAAAAGCAGCCGCGAGGAAACTGTCCCACAGACTGCGCGTAGACTGCGCCAACAACGGCACATCCGACGAAGACTGCATCGGGGGCATTGGTTTAAGCTGACGCTGATTCAATATTTCCTCAGGCCAGCAGCAGCCAGGAATGAAAAAGTCAGCTAGAGATATTGGATTTCTACTTACCTTAGGAAGTGGCCCGATCCAAGGTTTCGGTAGGGAAGCCCCCTTCTTCCTCGTTGGTAATGGGTAGTCTTGCTGCAACTTGCACTCCACCGACACCCCCAAAGGCGTTGCTGGAGAAATCGGAGATGGAACCGAAGAGCACGAAGCCGAAGGAACATCATCCTCGACGTCCGAATCGTTATCTTGATCTGCAAGAACCCAGAATCTCCCACCCACACGAGAAGGAACCGAagcattctgaatcttctccccaCAAGCGCTCCCCAAGGAAGAAGGTTTTAGCAAGAAAACTTGAAATCCATCCATCTCAATCTCTAACCCGATCCTCAGATCATTTGGAATAAGATAACAACCTGCAAGAATATCTCCCTCCGCATCTCTAATCGTCGCCCACCCAGACGAATGATGAACGACTAGCGAACCAAATTGATCTATCCTAGATGCATCATTAGAAAGCGAGAAACGAACCTCCCACCGACCATGAACACCTGCAGAACAACCATCTGTAATAGAAGGAAGTCCAGAACTTACCTTGGTCTCACACGACGGCTGCCGGGACTCCGCGAAAGTCTCCCCGTCGTCGGGGAGGAAGGCGGCGATCTCACCGCCGCACACATGGTCGACGTTAGACCCCCCGCCCTTCGCTCCAGGATCCACTCCCGCCGGATCCGCAGTCGCCTCTGCTGTCGCCTCAGCAGACTCCCCCCGCATAGAAAAGGTTCCTTGGTAACTATTCGGAATAGGTCCCATACGACCGCTCGGAGGCACTCATCAAGACCGCGGCAGAGGACGGCAGGAATAACACCTGCAGCAGAGTTTGGTTGGAGAGCAGGAAGCTGAGGCAGTGCTGACCCGTGTCAGCCATGAGATGTACACCGGATTGTGTTCCATCGGAGCTCCACAAGCGATAGCAATGACCTTGTCAGGGCGACTACTTAGTAGGCCGGTGAGGGATGTCATGAGGAGGCATGGTAGGCTACTTACTGGGTGTACAAGATAACATACTAAAATGTGACGGTGTATACTCTACAACTTTTACAATCTACAATATACAAGTATAATGATACAAGGTACACTAGAAATAAACTTAAAAC
This genomic stretch from Hordeum vulgare subsp. vulgare chromosome 6H, MorexV3_pseudomolecules_assembly, whole genome shotgun sequence harbors:
- the LOC123406010 gene encoding wall-associated receptor kinase 4-like, with the translated sequence MSAFMVSLVLAVLTLPSATTTIARRNCSDACGYGDIPYPFGLGPWCSLPGFNLTCAVHKHTNDRYLLLGMANSTMEVEFPSVGTNPFVRARISYMVTMIPSVRDYTIRWEAPGRPFAISGSSNMSLIIFGCGITASMFLVDNNSAVDVGSCSAICAQDEIMEKLPEGTCDGIGCCSINIRVNLRAFTLNITRIVGDSVGSSMVHALVASGKYQFYFKPVDALRSSLVPSLVPQQATLDWSIPYHPNCKHAMEDRASYACVSKNSKCQDSRIGGYFCSCLWGEGGNAYVDDGCPEYEPPAPLPPPLPSQVYGSIQPGTDCPTSCGNVSIPFPFGTKLGCFAAVHLYLACMPGTILPVLELTSRMVVSDISLDDGVLHIHEESEPDDFFSGSGSDSALYSLAGKWGVVKWAVDKITCEHAKVDMSDYRCLSSHSECVDVTDDGTLKHLGYRCKCSSGFQGNPYIKDGCTDTNECLQPDKYICNGICHNKFGSYTCTSSVILGVSIGLGSGGGILLLAAIVAIITRRWKSSVEKHLRKRHFRKNRGILLQQLTSSNKSASEGTKLFSLDEIQQATNNFERTRVVGRGGHGTVYKGILADQRVVAIKKSTHAVMSEIDQFINEVAILSQINHRNVVKLHGCCLESEVPLLIYEFISNGTLYDLLHRPSQSKHDDGLSPLSWEERLRIATEIAAALAYLHSAASVSILHRDVKSMNVLLTESRTAKVSDFGASRLIPMDQTHLVTTVQGTFGYLDPEYYHNGMLNEKSDVYSFGVILVELLTRRKPIIENEHDEKQNLSSYFLWAMREGRPLQETLDVQILLEEGINKEMVLCVARLAEECLSLTRWGRPTMKDVEMRLQLLRVARMAGQDQVVPRRHYGAIVPVIGEQGSRQFSQEKEFMSSLRVPR